Proteins from one Buchnera aphidicola (Diuraphis noxia) genomic window:
- a CDS encoding DNA-directed RNA polymerase subunit alpha — MQHLVLGFLKPRLVDIEQISTTHTKVTLEPLERGFGHTLGNALRRILLSSMPGCAVTEVEIDGVLHEYSTKEGIQEDILEILLNLKGLAVKVYGKDEVFLTLKKSGICSVTAADIIHDGDVEIIKPDHVICNLTYEQSSIEMRIKVQRGRGYIPASSRVHIEDSSRPIGSLLVDACYSPIDRISYNVEAARVEKRTDLDKLIIEMETNGTIDPEEAIRRAATILAEQLEAFVDLRDISEPEIKEEKPEFEPILLRPVDDLELTVRSANCLKAEAIHYIGDLVQRTEVELLKTPNLGKKSLTEIKDILASRNLSLGMRLENWPPSNILDE; from the coding sequence ATGCAGCATCTTGTTTTAGGTTTTTTAAAACCAAGACTTGTAGATATTGAACAAATTAGTACAACTCATACAAAAGTAACTTTAGAGCCATTAGAAAGAGGTTTTGGTCATACTTTAGGAAATGCATTAAGAAGAATTCTTTTGTCTTCGATGCCGGGATGTGCAGTAACTGAAGTTGAAATTGATGGTGTACTTCATGAGTATAGTACTAAAGAAGGAATACAAGAAGATATTTTAGAAATATTATTGAATTTAAAAGGATTGGCTGTAAAAGTATATGGTAAAGATGAAGTTTTTCTTACATTGAAAAAATCTGGTATTTGTTCTGTTACTGCAGCAGATATCATACATGATGGTGACGTAGAAATTATTAAACCAGACCATGTGATTTGTAATTTAACTTATGAACAATCTTCTATTGAAATGCGAATAAAAGTACAACGTGGACGAGGTTATATTCCGGCTTCTTCTAGAGTTCATATAGAAGACAGTTCTCGTCCTATAGGTTCTTTATTAGTGGATGCATGTTATAGTCCTATAGATCGTATTTCTTATAATGTCGAAGCTGCTAGAGTAGAAAAAAGAACTGATTTAGATAAGTTAATTATTGAGATGGAAACAAATGGAACTATTGATCCAGAAGAAGCTATTCGTAGAGCAGCAACTATTTTAGCCGAGCAATTAGAAGCTTTTGTTGATTTAAGAGATATCAGCGAACCTGAAATAAAAGAAGAAAAACCTGAATTTGAACCTATCTTATTACGTCCCGTAGATGATTTAGAATTAACAGTGCGTTCTGCGAATTGTCTTAAGGCAGAAGCGATACACTATATTGGTGATTTAGTACAAAGAACTGAAGTAGAACTTTTAAAAACTCCTAATTTAGGTAAGAAATCTTTAACTGAAATTAAAGATATATTAGCTTCTAGAAACTTATCTCTTGGTATGAGATTAGAAAATTGGCCACCATCAAATATTCTAGATGAATAA
- the secY gene encoding preprotein translocase subunit SecY: protein MVQQLGLNFKNTTNKISELKLRIIFLIISVVVFRIGSFIPIPGIDTTILSKILNDQQGTIVDMFNMFSGGALSHASIFSLGIMPYISASIIIQLLTLVHPTLSEIKKDGESGKHKINQYTRYGTLILSLLQSIGIATSLPNMLGMHTMIVNPDFYFYLTTVVSLVTGTIFLMWLGELITECGIGNGISIIIFIGIIANLPASIGHTIEATRQGNLHFFLFLCTLILMFSVVFFVVFIERAQRKVTVHYAQRQRGRRIYSAQSTHLPLKINMSGVMPAIFASSLVLFPITIISWFKIGHQWKFLQTISFYLQPNQPLYLILYVSAIVFFCFFYTNLVFDPRETADNLKKSGAFIAGIRPGEQTARYIRKIMSRLTFFGAFYISFICLIPEFMRSFMNVPFYFGGTSLLIVVVVIIDFISQTQTLMMSSQYDSILKKSNLN from the coding sequence ATGGTACAGCAACTAGGATTGAATTTTAAAAATACTACAAATAAAATTAGCGAACTAAAACTAAGGATTATCTTTTTAATTATTTCCGTAGTTGTTTTTCGTATTGGTTCTTTTATTCCGATTCCAGGAATTGATACGACGATTTTATCTAAAATATTAAATGACCAACAAGGTACTATTGTTGATATGTTTAATATGTTTTCTGGTGGCGCTTTAAGTCATGCCTCTATTTTTTCTTTAGGTATTATGCCGTATATATCTGCCTCTATTATTATTCAATTATTAACGTTAGTACATCCCACTTTATCTGAAATAAAAAAAGACGGAGAATCTGGAAAACATAAAATTAATCAGTATACGAGATATGGAACTTTAATATTATCGCTATTACAATCTATTGGAATTGCTACAAGTTTGCCTAACATGTTAGGTATGCATACCATGATAGTTAATCCTGATTTTTATTTTTATTTAACAACTGTCGTGAGTTTAGTTACAGGTACTATATTTTTAATGTGGTTAGGCGAATTAATCACAGAATGTGGCATTGGTAATGGTATTTCAATTATTATTTTTATAGGGATAATAGCTAATTTACCAGCTTCTATTGGACATACAATTGAAGCAACCAGACAAGGAAATTTGCATTTTTTTCTATTTCTATGTACTTTAATATTAATGTTTTCAGTTGTTTTTTTTGTAGTTTTTATTGAACGTGCACAGAGAAAAGTTACTGTGCATTATGCTCAACGTCAAAGAGGTCGACGTATTTATTCAGCTCAAAGCACTCATTTACCTTTAAAAATTAATATGTCAGGTGTTATGCCTGCAATTTTTGCTTCTAGTTTAGTGCTTTTTCCTATAACAATTATATCATGGTTTAAAATAGGTCATCAGTGGAAATTTTTACAAACAATTTCTTTTTATCTACAACCTAATCAACCTTTATATTTAATATTATATGTCTCTGCTATAGTATTTTTTTGTTTTTTTTATACAAATTTAGTCTTTGATCCTCGTGAAACAGCCGATAATTTAAAAAAATCAGGTGCTTTTATTGCAGGAATACGACCTGGTGAACAAACAGCGAGATATATCAGAAAAATTATGTCAAGACTTACATTTTTTGGGGCTTTTTATATCAGTTTTATTTGTTTAATACCAGAATTTATGAGAAGTTTTATGAATGTTCCATTTTACTTTGGCGGTACTTCTTTACTGATTGTTGTTGTGGTTATCATAGATTTTATTTCTCAAACGCAAACATTGATGATGTCTAGTCAATATGATTCTATATTAAAAAAATCCAATTTAAATTAA
- the rpsH gene encoding 30S ribosomal protein S8 yields the protein MSMQDPVADMLTRIRNAQLANKYSVTMPSSKLKKSIIKLLKKEGFIKDFNIIGTSKLELKIILKYFKGKPVIEKIQRVSRPSLRIYQKKNKLPTVMDNLGIAVISTSQGIMTDRQARQIGLGGEIVCYVA from the coding sequence ATGAGTATGCAAGACCCAGTAGCAGATATGTTGACTCGCATTAGAAATGCTCAATTAGCCAACAAATATTCTGTAACAATGCCTTCATCTAAATTAAAAAAATCAATTATTAAATTATTGAAAAAAGAAGGTTTCATAAAAGATTTTAATATAATAGGTACATCTAAATTAGAATTAAAAATAATTTTAAAATATTTTAAAGGAAAACCTGTTATAGAAAAAATTCAGCGTGTTAGTCGTCCTAGTTTACGAATATACCAAAAAAAGAATAAATTACCGACTGTGATGGATAATCTAGGAATTGCTGTCATCTCTACTTCTCAAGGCATTATGACTGACCGTCAGGCTCGTCAAATAGGTCTTGGAGGTGAGATTGTTTGTTATGTAGCTTAA
- the rpmD gene encoding 50S ribosomal protein L30, which translates to MKNIKITQIKSAIGRLPKHKKTLRGLGLRYIGHTVIRRDTSSIQGMVKKISYIVQVKEE; encoded by the coding sequence ATGAAAAATATTAAAATTACTCAAATAAAAAGTGCTATAGGAAGATTACCTAAACATAAAAAAACTTTAAGAGGTTTAGGATTACGTTATATTGGACATACTGTCATTCGTCGAGATACATCGTCAATTCAAGGTATGGTAAAAAAAATTTCTTATATTGTCCAAGTAAAAGAGGAATAA
- the rplE gene encoding 50S ribosomal protein L5: MATLYNYYKLKVIKELMLTLNYSSTMQVPKIAKITLNMGVGTAASDKKILNNAIADLTAISGQKPLITKARKSVSGFKIRQGYPIGCKVTLRGQRKWDFFERLIIIAIPRIRDFRGLSMNSFDGKGNYSLGIREQIIFPEIDYDKIDRVRGLDITISTTAKNDKEGYLLLSAFHFPFRKQH, from the coding sequence ATGGCAACACTTTATAATTATTATAAATTGAAAGTAATTAAAGAACTGATGCTCACACTAAATTATAGTTCTACTATGCAAGTTCCTAAAATTGCAAAAATAACTTTAAACATGGGTGTGGGTACTGCAGCTTCTGACAAAAAGATATTAAATAACGCAATTGCAGATTTAACAGCTATATCTGGTCAAAAACCGTTAATTACTAAAGCTCGTAAATCAGTATCCGGTTTTAAAATTCGTCAAGGTTATCCTATTGGATGTAAAGTGACATTACGTGGTCAAAGAAAATGGGATTTTTTTGAACGTTTAATTATTATTGCTATTCCTCGTATTCGCGATTTTCGTGGTTTATCAATGAACTCTTTCGATGGTAAAGGAAATTATAGTTTAGGCATACGCGAACAGATAATTTTTCCTGAAATTGATTATGATAAAATTGATCGAGTACGTGGATTAGATATTACTATAAGTACTACAGCGAAAAATGATAAAGAAGGTTATTTATTATTATCTGCATTTCATTTTCCTTTTCGCAAGCAACATTAA
- the rplP gene encoding 50S ribosomal protein L16 yields MLQPKRTKFRKMHKGRNRGLASGTNINFGSFGLKAIDRGRLTARQIESARRTITRCIKRQGKMWIRIFPDKPITQKPLEVRMGKGKGNVEYWVALVQPGKILYELDGVTEEESREAFKLAAAKLPIKTIFVTKMVM; encoded by the coding sequence ATGTTACAACCAAAACGTACTAAATTTCGCAAAATGCACAAGGGACGAAATCGTGGTCTCGCTTCTGGTACTAACATTAATTTTGGTTCTTTCGGTTTAAAAGCTATTGATCGAGGACGTTTAACAGCTCGTCAAATTGAATCTGCAAGAAGAACCATAACTCGCTGTATTAAAAGACAAGGTAAAATGTGGATACGTATTTTCCCAGATAAACCTATAACTCAAAAACCATTAGAAGTTAGAATGGGAAAAGGTAAAGGAAATGTTGAGTATTGGGTAGCTTTAGTGCAACCTGGAAAAATTCTTTATGAATTAGATGGAGTTACTGAAGAAGAATCACGTGAAGCATTTAAGTTAGCAGCAGCAAAATTACCAATAAAAACTATTTTTGTGACTAAAATGGTGATGTAA
- the rplO gene encoding 50S ribosomal protein L15 → MYLNTLSPIFGAHRNRKRLARGIGSGLGKTAGRGHKGQKSRSGSSIRRGFEGGQMPLYRRLPKFGFNSQKKNITAEVRLKDITNLSTNIITLNLLKTEGVIKKNIKYVKIIFTGKSKSPLIIRGLLVSKGVRNDIEHSGGKIEG, encoded by the coding sequence ATGTATTTAAACACTCTTTCTCCAATATTTGGAGCACATCGTAATCGTAAAAGATTAGCTCGAGGTATCGGTTCTGGTTTAGGAAAAACTGCAGGTCGAGGTCATAAAGGTCAAAAATCTAGATCAGGTAGTAGTATTCGTCGTGGGTTTGAGGGAGGACAAATGCCTTTATATAGACGACTTCCTAAATTTGGTTTTAATTCTCAGAAAAAAAACATTACTGCTGAAGTACGTTTAAAAGATATAACAAATTTATCCACAAACATAATTACTCTTAATTTATTAAAAACAGAAGGTGTTATTAAGAAAAACATTAAATATGTCAAAATCATTTTTACAGGAAAATCTAAATCTCCCCTAATTATACGAGGTTTGCTTGTAAGTAAAGGTGTTCGTAATGATATAGAACATTCTGGTGGTAAAATTGAAGGGTAA
- the rpsK gene encoding 30S ribosomal protein S11 — protein MIKNSVSRTRKRIKKQILDGIAHIHASFNNTIVTITDRQGNALGWATSGGSGFRGSRKSTPFAAQVAAERCAEIVKDYGIKNLEVMVKGPGPGRESTIRALNAAGFRITNITDVTPIPHNGCRPPKKRRV, from the coding sequence ATGATAAAAAATTCAGTAAGTCGTACACGAAAGCGTATTAAAAAGCAAATTTTAGATGGTATAGCGCATATTCATGCGTCTTTTAATAATACCATTGTAACTATTACAGACAGACAAGGAAATGCTTTAGGTTGGGCTACTTCCGGTGGTTCTGGTTTTAGAGGATCTCGTAAATCAACACCTTTTGCCGCTCAAGTTGCTGCTGAACGCTGTGCCGAAATTGTTAAAGATTATGGTATAAAAAATTTAGAAGTAATGGTGAAAGGTCCTGGTCCAGGAAGAGAATCTACTATTCGAGCATTAAATGCAGCGGGTTTTCGAATTACTAATATCACTGATGTGACCCCTATTCCTCATAATGGGTGCCGTCCTCCTAAAAAACGTCGTGTCTAA
- the rpmJ gene encoding 50S ribosomal protein L36 → MKVQASVKKLCRNCKIIKRHNVVRVICSNDPKHKQRQG, encoded by the coding sequence ATGAAAGTACAAGCTTCTGTCAAAAAGCTTTGTCGAAATTGTAAAATCATAAAAAGACATAATGTTGTAAGAGTAATTTGTAGTAATGATCCTAAGCATAAACAACGTCAAGGTTGA
- the rplR gene encoding 50S ribosomal protein L18, whose amino-acid sequence MIITSKSKITARIRRYMKTRCKMKALGVIRLVIHRTSRHIYAQIISSKESKVLAFASTLEKKINVNLKYTGNKKSAKIIGRIIAERALSKGIHNVSFDRSGFKYHGRIKELAKSARAFGLKF is encoded by the coding sequence ATGATTATTACAAGTAAAAGTAAAATTACTGCTCGTATTCGACGATATATGAAAACACGTTGTAAAATGAAAGCATTAGGTGTTATTCGATTAGTTATACACCGTACTTCACGGCATATATATGCTCAAATTATTTCTTCAAAAGAATCTAAAGTCTTAGCATTTGCTTCAACTTTAGAAAAAAAAATAAATGTCAATTTAAAATACACAGGTAATAAAAAATCTGCAAAAATAATAGGAAGAATTATTGCAGAAAGAGCTTTATCAAAGGGAATACATAACGTTTCTTTTGATCGATCTGGTTTTAAATATCATGGTCGTATAAAAGAATTAGCAAAATCTGCGCGCGCATTTGGGCTTAAGTTTTAA
- the rplF gene encoding 50S ribosomal protein L6 → MSRVAKRPIIVPIDIKVQLDLQKISIKGKYGHLSRIIHKSVKVQYLNNTIMFIPRSTFPDGWAQAGTSRALVNSMIIGVSKKFIKKLQLSGVGYRISITENNTITMSLGYSHPIIYALPQGISVDAPSPTEIIIQGIDKQLVGQVASNLRAYRIPEPYKGKGIRYADEIVRIKEAKKK, encoded by the coding sequence ATGTCTCGTGTTGCTAAACGTCCAATTATAGTTCCAATTGACATTAAAGTGCAATTAGATTTACAAAAAATATCAATTAAAGGGAAATATGGACATCTTTCACGTATTATTCATAAATCAGTTAAAGTTCAATATTTAAATAATACAATTATGTTTATACCTCGATCAACTTTTCCTGATGGTTGGGCGCAAGCTGGTACATCAAGAGCTCTTGTAAACTCTATGATTATAGGTGTGTCGAAAAAATTTATTAAAAAATTACAACTTTCTGGAGTTGGATATCGCATTTCAATTACAGAAAATAATACAATTACTATGTCTTTAGGTTATTCTCATCCTATTATTTATGCTTTACCTCAAGGTATTAGTGTAGATGCTCCTTCTCCAACAGAAATAATCATTCAAGGAATAGACAAGCAATTAGTAGGACAAGTCGCTTCTAATTTACGTGCTTATCGTATTCCTGAACCTTATAAAGGAAAAGGTATTCGTTATGCAGATGAAATTGTACGTATAAAAGAGGCGAAAAAGAAATAA
- the rpsC gene encoding 30S ribosomal protein S3, with protein sequence MGQKVHPNGMRLGIIKKWNSVWFSNTKDFADNLNSDYKVRQFLMKELSKASISRIIIERPAKSIRVTIYTARPGIVIGKKGEDVEKLKITIAKITGVPVQINISEVRKPELDAKLVSNNITAQLERRVMFRRAMKRSVQNAMRQGAKGIKVEVSGRLGGAEIARREWYREGRVPLHTLRANIDYNVSEAHTTYGVIGVKVWIFKGEILGGMAAVDKLEKPSVQKKIKSSKSKIKTRRIGDK encoded by the coding sequence ATGGGTCAGAAAGTACATCCTAATGGAATGCGACTAGGTATAATAAAAAAATGGAATTCAGTGTGGTTTTCTAATACTAAAGATTTTGCGGATAATTTAAACAGTGATTATAAAGTTCGTCAGTTTTTAATGAAAGAGTTATCTAAAGCATCAATTTCTCGAATTATTATTGAAAGACCTGCAAAAAGTATACGCGTTACTATTTATACTGCAAGACCAGGTATTGTGATCGGGAAAAAAGGTGAAGATGTAGAAAAATTGAAAATAACTATAGCTAAAATTACTGGTGTTCCAGTTCAAATCAATATTTCTGAAGTACGTAAACCAGAACTAGATGCTAAACTTGTTTCCAATAATATTACGGCTCAATTAGAAAGAAGAGTAATGTTTAGACGTGCTATGAAAAGATCTGTTCAAAATGCTATGCGACAAGGTGCAAAAGGTATTAAAGTAGAAGTGAGTGGTCGGTTAGGTGGAGCAGAGATAGCTCGTAGAGAATGGTATAGAGAAGGTAGAGTTCCGTTACATACATTACGTGCAAATATTGATTATAACGTTTCCGAAGCTCACACGACATATGGTGTCATAGGTGTTAAAGTATGGATTTTTAAAGGTGAAATATTAGGTGGTATGGCAGCGGTAGACAAGCTAGAAAAACCTTCTGTTCAAAAAAAAATAAAATCGTCAAAATCGAAAATAAAAACAAGAAGGATAGGAGATAAATAA
- the rplQ gene encoding 50S ribosomal protein L17 — MRHRKSGRQLNRSSSHLNAMFKNMACSFFSNEIIKTTLAKAKELRCIVEPIITLAKTDTVARRRLVFSRIRDNEIVAKLFKKLGPNFISRSGGYTRILKCGFRSGDKAPMAYIELVDRIKKNKNESSLKK, encoded by the coding sequence ATGCGACATAGAAAAAGTGGTCGTCAATTAAATCGTAGCAGTAGTCATCTTAATGCTATGTTTAAAAATATGGCGTGTTCTTTTTTTTCAAATGAAATTATTAAAACTACACTAGCAAAAGCAAAAGAATTACGGTGTATTGTAGAACCAATTATTACTTTAGCTAAAACAGACACTGTTGCTCGTAGACGATTAGTGTTTTCACGTATTCGTGATAATGAAATAGTGGCAAAATTATTTAAAAAATTAGGACCTAATTTTATTAGTAGATCAGGAGGTTATACACGTATTTTAAAATGTGGTTTTCGATCAGGTGATAAAGCACCTATGGCTTATATTGAATTAGTAGATCGTATTAAAAAAAACAAAAATGAAAGCTCTCTAAAGAAATAA
- the rpsE gene encoding 30S ribosomal protein S5, with product MANIEKKNNNDLQEKLITVNRVSKTVKGGRIFSFTALTVVGNGNGRVGFGYGKAREVPAAIQKAMEKARRNMIVIPLVNKTLQHSLKGSHTGSNVFMKPASDGTGIIAGGAMRAVFEVAGVHNVLAKTYGSTNPINVVRATINGLMNMKSPEMIAAKRNKRVEDILG from the coding sequence ATGGCCAATATTGAGAAAAAAAATAATAATGATTTACAAGAAAAACTAATAACAGTAAATCGTGTTTCAAAAACTGTCAAAGGTGGTCGTATATTTTCTTTTACAGCATTGACAGTGGTTGGAAATGGCAACGGTCGAGTTGGTTTTGGTTATGGGAAAGCACGTGAAGTTCCTGCTGCTATACAAAAAGCTATGGAAAAAGCCAGACGTAATATGATTGTTATACCATTAGTTAATAAAACATTACAGCATTCATTAAAAGGGTCGCACACTGGATCAAACGTTTTTATGAAACCAGCTTCTGATGGAACTGGAATTATTGCAGGTGGTGCTATGCGTGCAGTATTTGAAGTAGCGGGTGTGCATAATGTGTTAGCTAAAACTTACGGTTCTACTAATCCCATTAATGTTGTTAGAGCTACTATAAATGGTTTAATGAATATGAAGTCTCCAGAAATGATAGCTGCTAAAAGAAATAAACGTGTTGAAGATATATTAGGATAA
- the rpsD gene encoding 30S ribosomal protein S4 has product MAKYLGPKLKLSRREGTDLFLKSGLRAIESKCKLEQPPGQHGIRKPRLSDYAIQLREKQKVRRLYGVLERQFKIYYKLAASSKGNTGANLLQLLESRLDNVVYRMGFGCTRSESRQLINHKSILVNNKVVNIASYQISPNEQVSVRDKSKHQSRIKASLELFEQREKPIWIDVDSIKMKGVFKRFPERSELSAEINEHLIIELYSK; this is encoded by the coding sequence ATGGCAAAATATTTAGGTCCAAAATTAAAATTAAGTAGACGTGAAGGAACTGATTTATTTTTAAAATCAGGGCTTCGTGCCATAGAATCAAAATGTAAATTAGAACAACCTCCTGGACAACATGGAATTCGAAAACCTAGATTATCTGATTATGCTATTCAATTACGTGAAAAACAAAAAGTACGTCGTTTATATGGTGTATTAGAACGTCAATTTAAAATATATTATAAGCTTGCAGCTAGTTCAAAAGGAAATACTGGCGCTAATTTATTACAATTATTAGAAAGTAGATTAGATAATGTAGTTTATCGTATGGGTTTTGGTTGTACACGTTCTGAATCAAGACAATTGATCAATCATAAATCAATATTAGTTAACAATAAAGTTGTAAATATAGCTTCATATCAAATATCTCCTAATGAACAAGTTTCAGTCAGAGATAAATCTAAACATCAATCTCGTATCAAAGCGTCTTTAGAGCTTTTTGAGCAACGAGAAAAACCAATTTGGATAGACGTTGATTCAATTAAAATGAAAGGTGTATTTAAGAGATTTCCAGAACGTTCTGAGTTATCTGCAGAAATCAATGAACATTTGATTATTGAGCTTTATTCCAAGTAA
- the rpmC gene encoding 50S ribosomal protein L29, which translates to MKEIVKLRKKNEKDLKSELIQLLREQFNLRMQSVSGKLKQPHLLKKVRRNIAQVKTLLTEKKGN; encoded by the coding sequence ATGAAAGAAATAGTAAAATTACGAAAAAAAAATGAAAAAGATCTGAAATCAGAGCTTATACAATTACTTCGAGAACAGTTTAATCTTCGTATGCAATCTGTTTCTGGAAAATTAAAACAACCTCATTTATTAAAAAAAGTGAGACGAAACATTGCACAAGTGAAGACGTTATTGACAGAAAAAAAAGGCAATTAG
- the rpsM gene encoding 30S ribosomal protein S13, translating into MARIAGINIPENKHIIIALTAIYGIGKKRSKFICSMTKIPETLKTIDLNEEQMELLRKNVAKYVIEGDLRREKTLNIKRLIDLSCYRGLRHRRNLPVHGQRTKTNARTCKGPRKPIKK; encoded by the coding sequence ATGGCACGCATTGCAGGGATCAATATACCAGAAAATAAGCATATTATAATAGCATTAACTGCGATATACGGAATTGGAAAAAAACGTTCTAAATTTATTTGCTCTATGACAAAAATTCCTGAAACTTTAAAAACAATAGATTTAAATGAAGAACAAATGGAATTATTAAGAAAAAATGTTGCAAAATATGTTATTGAAGGTGATTTGAGAAGAGAAAAAACTTTAAATATTAAACGTTTGATTGATTTGAGCTGTTATCGTGGTTTACGTCATAGACGAAATCTTCCAGTTCATGGACAACGCACAAAAACTAATGCTAGAACTTGTAAAGGTCCTCGAAAACCAATTAAAAAATAA
- the rplX gene encoding 50S ribosomal protein L24 produces the protein MASKLRRNDEVIILTGKDKGKKGIIKSILSSNKAIINGLNIIKKHQKPIPAQNNSGGIIEKEAPIQISNIAIFNPKSNKADRVGFRFEKGKKIRFFKSDGQVIK, from the coding sequence ATGGCATCAAAGTTACGTCGTAATGATGAAGTTATTATACTAACTGGGAAAGACAAAGGTAAAAAAGGTATTATTAAAAGTATATTATCTTCCAATAAAGCTATTATAAATGGTTTAAATATAATTAAAAAACATCAAAAACCAATTCCTGCCCAGAATAACAGCGGTGGTATTATTGAAAAAGAAGCACCTATTCAAATATCTAATATTGCTATTTTCAATCCTAAATCTAATAAGGCAGATCGCGTTGGTTTTAGATTTGAGAAAGGAAAAAAAATCAGATTTTTTAAATCTGATGGTCAAGTGATTAAATAA
- the rpsN gene encoding 30S ribosomal protein S14: protein MAKESMKEREIKRVKLANKFYVQRIALKKIISNTNLSEEERWNAVLKLQSFPRDSSPSRQRNRCRQTGRPHAFLRKFGLSRIKVREAAMKGEIPGLKKASW, encoded by the coding sequence ATGGCTAAAGAATCCATGAAAGAACGAGAAATAAAACGTGTAAAACTAGCTAATAAATTTTATGTACAACGTATTGCACTAAAAAAAATTATTTCTAATACAAATTTATCAGAAGAAGAACGTTGGAATGCAGTTCTAAAGTTACAATCTTTCCCACGTGATTCTAGTCCATCTCGTCAAAGAAATAGATGTCGTCAAACTGGACGACCTCATGCGTTTTTGCGTAAATTTGGACTCAGTCGGATTAAGGTCCGAGAAGCTGCTATGAAAGGCGAAATACCTGGTTTAAAAAAAGCTAGTTGGTAA
- the rpsQ gene encoding 30S ribosomal protein S17: protein MEKTRTLQGRVLSNKMQKSAVVTIERFIKHAIYKKFIKRTTKLHVHDEKNECSIGDLIEIKESRPISKTKSWILIRIVEKSVL from the coding sequence ATGGAAAAAACTCGTACTTTACAAGGTCGTGTTCTTAGCAATAAAATGCAAAAATCTGCTGTAGTTACTATTGAACGATTTATAAAACATGCTATTTATAAAAAATTCATTAAAAGAACTACAAAATTACATGTTCATGACGAAAAAAATGAATGTTCTATCGGTGATTTAATAGAAATTAAAGAATCTCGTCCAATATCTAAAACAAAATCTTGGATTTTAATACGTATTGTGGAAAAATCTGTTTTATAA
- the rplN gene encoding 50S ribosomal protein L14 codes for MIQEQTILQVADNSGARSAMCIKVLGGSHRRYAGIGDIIKISIKEAIPKAKVKKGEVLKAVIVRTKKGVKRSDGSIIRFDTNACVVLNNNEQPIGTRIFGPVTRELRTEKFMKIISLAPEVL; via the coding sequence ATGATTCAAGAACAAACAATTTTACAGGTAGCAGATAACTCTGGAGCTCGTTCTGCTATGTGTATTAAAGTATTAGGTGGTTCGCATCGTCGATATGCAGGTATCGGCGATATTATTAAAATTAGTATAAAAGAAGCAATACCTAAAGCAAAAGTAAAAAAAGGAGAGGTATTGAAAGCTGTAATAGTAAGAACAAAAAAGGGAGTGAAACGATCAGATGGTTCTATTATTCGGTTTGATACAAATGCTTGTGTGGTATTAAACAATAATGAACAACCGATAGGGACTCGAATTTTTGGACCGGTTACTCGTGAACTTAGAACAGAAAAATTTATGAAAATTATTTCATTAGCTCCAGAAGTTCTTTAG